The following are from one region of the Planctomycetota bacterium genome:
- the gspG gene encoding type II secretion system major pseudopilin GspG, which produces MSRQTMHAARRAFTITEIIVVVIIIGVIAALIAPRLLGRVGQSKQAVAKSNAASLANAMKLFAADNGMPEAGATIEVLWQRPGDVDESAWKGPYIDSAEALKDPWGNLYQLRIPGEVNADFDIVSFGKDGQPGGEGENADIVHGKQ; this is translated from the coding sequence ATGTCCAGGCAGACCATGCACGCCGCCCGGCGCGCGTTCACGATCACCGAGATCATCGTCGTCGTCATCATCATCGGGGTGATCGCGGCCCTGATCGCCCCGCGCCTGCTCGGGCGCGTGGGCCAGAGCAAGCAGGCGGTGGCGAAGAGCAACGCCGCCTCGCTCGCGAACGCGATGAAGCTCTTCGCCGCGGACAACGGCATGCCCGAGGCGGGCGCGACGATCGAGGTGCTCTGGCAGCGCCCCGGGGACGTCGACGAGAGCGCGTGGAAGGGGCCCTACATCGACTCGGCCGAGGCGCTCAAGGACCCGTGGGGCAACCTCTACCAGCTCCGCATCCCCGGCGAGGTCAACGCCGACTTCGACATCGTGAGCTTCGGCAAGGACGGGCAGCCCGGGGGCGAGGGCGAGAACGCGGACATCGTGCACGGCAAGCAGTGA
- a CDS encoding prepilin-type N-terminal cleavage/methylation domain-containing protein, whose translation MTTSRPNRASAGSAGRGARGFSMVEMLVVVILLGVLVGVAAPRLAVIAGRGTEATAVRAGALLSDAARRDALTSQRLAVEFDAARGTLALLTIDPEDGVWREDPLAPRVEIGGATLREATADGVTLDGTNWRLELPRNTPRPAIRLVFTNSRGADAWTVDLASRASRATVRAGTAVGAGEGESVDLDEVARGEQPW comes from the coding sequence ATGACGACGAGCAGGCCAAACCGAGCATCCGCGGGAAGCGCCGGGCGGGGCGCGCGCGGATTCTCCATGGTCGAGATGCTCGTCGTGGTCATCCTGCTGGGCGTGCTCGTGGGCGTGGCGGCGCCGCGCCTCGCGGTGATCGCCGGGCGCGGCACGGAGGCGACCGCGGTGCGCGCGGGCGCCCTGCTGTCCGACGCCGCCCGGCGCGACGCGCTCACCAGCCAGCGCCTGGCCGTGGAGTTCGACGCGGCGCGCGGGACGCTCGCGCTGCTGACCATCGACCCGGAGGACGGCGTGTGGCGCGAGGACCCGCTGGCGCCGCGCGTGGAGATCGGCGGGGCGACGCTGCGCGAGGCGACGGCGGACGGGGTGACGCTCGACGGCACGAACTGGCGACTGGAACTGCCCCGCAACACGCCCCGCCCGGCGATCCGCCTGGTGTTCACGAACTCGCGCGGCGCCGACGCGTGGACGGTGGACCTCGCGTCGCGTGCGTCGCGCGCGACGGTGCGGGCGGGCACGGCGGTCGGTGCGGGCGAGGGCGAGAGCGTCGACCTGGACGAGGTCGCGCGGGGAGAGCAGCCGTGGTAG